In Ostrinia nubilalis chromosome 26, ilOstNubi1.1, whole genome shotgun sequence, one genomic interval encodes:
- the LOC135084370 gene encoding poly(A) polymerase type 3-like: MRNSSNWKAYRLANQQASASDKSGRPNGQRTGPYSTRHQGPRTQNQRVLRALGMTSAISSADPKPVDFVKTNELKECLVTFNVFEPEAETFHRMEVLGSLNRLAKQWLQEELLRRNVPTNVDETGGGNIFTFGSYRLGVHCSGADIDALCVVPRYIDRADFFKSFLELLKEQPEVKELRAIEEAFVPVMRMKFDGVEIDLLFARLSLHAIPENLDLSSNELLRYLDEKCVRSLNGCRVTDEIIRLVPNADNFMLALRAVKLWAKRRGIYSNSLGFLGGVSWALLLARACQLYPTALPATLLNKFFLVFSQWKWPQPVLLKKPENAGFGFQVWDPRVNLYDRYHLMPIITPAYPHQNSTYNVSESTRTIIMEEFRNGLAITEEVMAGKCGWDRLFETPNFFARYKHFIVLLASSNSAEDQLQWCGYTESKIRHLVSSLERNQPISVAHVHPVCYPSVPLHTNNGQPMALAPGSSASEVTAEVKTEDGVKTVNGDGKPSHCSMWFIGLAFEQHNVSVDLTYDIMSFTKTLCYQADRSNVSPVMFAAKSSGSTFASRFWKAHWQQAISDAVPHAMRHPRSDEWRKLTELEASYGLRLPTPDQSCNVVSAKASRLRHDGSECETMTHVLRKRTG; this comes from the exons atgcg GAACTCGTCGAACTGGAAAGCGTACCGTTTGGCCAACCAGCAGGCGTCCGCTAGCGACAAGAGCGGTCGGCCAAACGGGCAGCGGACCGGTCCGTACTCCACCCGCCACCAAGGCCCAAGGACTCAGAACCAACGGGTTCTGAGGGCTCTGGGCATGACCTCCGCCATTTCTTCAGCCG ATCCGAAGCCCGTGGACTTCGTGAAGACCAACGAGCTGAAGGAATGTCTCGTGACATTCAACGTGTTCGAGCCCGAAGCAGAGACGTTCCATCGCATGGAGGTGCTCGGGTCTCTGAACCGTTTGGCGAAGCAGTGGCTCCAAGAGGAGCTGCTGCGAAGGAACGTGCCAACGAATGTCGACGAGACTGGTGGAGGAAACATCTTCACCTTCGGCTCCTATCGCCTCGGG GTACACTGCAGTGGCGCCGATATCGACGCTCTGTGTGTTGTACCCCGGTACATCGATAGGGCCGATTTCTTTAAATCGTTCCTTGAACTGCTGAAGGAGCAGCCTGAG GTCAAGGAATTGCGAGCGATCGAGGAAGCGTTCGTTCCGGTCATGAGGATGAAGTTCGATGGCGTCGAAATCGACTTGCTATTCGCGAGGCTGTCTCTTCATGCCATACCGG AAAACCTTGACCTCAGCAGTAACGAGCTGCTTAGATACCTCGACGAGAAGTGCGTCCGCTCACTCAACGGGTGCAGAGTGACGGACGAGATTATCCGCTTGGTCCCCAACGCGGATAACTTCATGCTGGCCCTGAGAGCTGTCAAACTTTGGGCCAAAC GTCGAGGTATCTACTCAAACAGCCTGGGCTTCTTGGGCGGCGTGTCGTGGGCGCTGCTGCTGGCTCGCGCTTGCCAGCTGTACCCCACGGCGCTGCCGGCGACGCTGCTGAACAAATTCTTCCTCGTGTTCAGCCAGTGGAAGTGGCCGCAGCCTGTGCTGCTCAAGAAGCCCGAGAACGCAGGGTTCGGCTTCCAAGTTTGGGACCCACGG GTGAATCTATATGATCGGTATCATCTGATGCCGATCATCACCCCGGCGTATCCTCATCAGAACTCGACATATAATGTGTCCGAGTCGACCCGCACCATTATAATGGAGGAGTTTAGAAATG GTCTGGCGATAACGGAGGAGGTAATGGCGGGCAAATGTGGTTGGGACCGTCTCTTTGAGACGCCCAACTTCTTTGCTCGCTATAAGCACTTCATCGTGCTCTTGGCTTCCTCCAACAGCGCTGAAGACCAGCTCCAGTGGTGCGGGTACACTGAGAGCAAGATACGCCACCTTGTCT CAAGCTTGGAGCGGAACCAACCCATCTCCGTAGCACACGTGCACCCAGTGTGCTATCCCAGCGTGCCGCTCCACACCAACAACGGGCAGCCGATGGCTTTGGCACCAG GTTCCTCGGCCTCTGAAGTGACAGCGGAGGTCAAGACCGAAGATGGTGTCAAAACCGTCAAC ggAGATGGGAAACCAAGCCACTGCTCGATGTGGTTCATCGGCCTGGCGTTCGAGCAGCACAATGTTTCCGTGGACTTGACATATGACATTATGTCGTTCACGAAAACATTGTGCTACCAGGCCGATAGGAGCAACGTGTC GCCCGTTATGTTCGCCGCAAAGAGCTCCGGCAGTACCTTTGCGAGTCGCTTCTGGAAGGCGCATTGGCAGCAGGCGATAAGCGACGCCGTGCCACACGCGATGCGCCATCCAAGAAGCGACGAGTGGAGGAAGCTGACGGAGCTTGAGGCGTCGTATGGCCTCCGACTGCCGACTCCTGACCAGTCGTGTAACGTCGTCTCCGCGAAAGCGTCGAGACTCCGCCACGACGGATCGGAGTGCGAAACTATGACGCACGTTCTCCGAAAGAGAACCGGTTAG